ATGGCTCCTTCGAGCGTGTAGTTGTGGACACCGTTCTCCGCTAGGCCCGGGTAAGCCTCCCAGCCGTAGCGCACACCGAGGCTAACCACGAGGTAGTCGTAGTCCAGTTTCCCGTTCTTCTCGGTCTCGACGACGCGGTTAGCAGCATCTATCCTGACTGCCTTGTCTATTATCACGCGGGGGCCGAACTTCCGGCCTATGTTCTCGACAGGGGCGCGCGTCTCATCCGGGGTAGCTGTGTTGAAGGCTACGTCTGCGAAGAGGGGCTGGAACTCGTGCCACGGGCTAGCAGTGAGCAGTGTTACCTCGAGATCCAGCTTCTGCTTCCTCGCGGCCTCGGCGAGCTTACGGGCGGCTATGTAGCCGCCCGTCCCGCCGCCTAGCACGAGTACACGCTTGCCCAAGTTGTTCACCAGAGGTATGCGAGTACTGCGGATATCGCAGGCTCCTCATCATCTATAAGGAGCTTCACCTAGTAAATTGTTTCTCTCAATTGCAACATACTATAGTGTATAGTGTATAAGGGGGCAAAGATAATATCGCAGAGATAATGTCCCGGGGCGGCGGCCGCCGAGGGGCAGGCCAAGAAGCCGGCCTATAAGGGGCCTAGAGCCCTGGAGAGCATGGACGCGGCACGGTGGGCCGTGAAGAGGGGCTCCGGGTGCCTAGTGAAGAGCTGCAGTCTGCAGACGAGCCTCCAGGCATAGCTATAGTCGGCGCCGTACGGCGCTACCAGGAGGCTCCCCCGGCTACACTCGACGCGCCGGAGCCTAGCCCAGACATCCTCGAGGATGGCTAGCCTCTTCCTCCAGTCGGGGAAGTGGAGCCTCAGAGCCCTCTCCACAGCCTCGCGGCGCGGCGGGTACCAGTAGACGACTACGACCGGCAGCCCGAGCCGGTGCTGGAGCCCGGCCGGGTCGAGGATGTTAAAGCCAGCGAACACCACGGTATCCGTCAGCAGCGCCTCCAAGCCCAGCCCCTCGGCCTGGGCCCGCCGGGCAAGCCTCTCAGCAACCTCTGTGGCGTCAAGCCCATCCACCTCCACCGTGTCGAGCAGTAACCGGCAGGGGCACAGCTCCCCGCCGTGCCAGCAGTGCACAGCGAGAACCATGAGCGCGCGGCTCCAGCCCCTCTCGAAGAACCCGTCATCGAGCCCCGCCACACAGCGCTCCATGGACCCTGGCACGCTCCCGTAAGCCCTGGATAACTTCCGGGAGTCAGCGGCTATAGCGCCTCGGGCCAAGGAACCAGGCCGGGATGGCGCGCGAGTCTATATGGACTACTAGCGGCGGGTTGACGGTCTTCTACTCTACTACATCAAGGGCTCAGCACAGCTGGACCTTTGCCAAGTCCTTCTCACGGTAGAATGCTTAATAGTGTCGAGGGCCTAGTATATGGTGCAGGAGGAGGCGCCGTTAAGCGTCTGCCTCTGTGCGTCTTGGGTTTAGGGTGGGCTGGCTGGAGGTCGCGAAGAGGGTATACCGTGACCCGGCTTCCTTCGCCTTTACGGTGGTCTTCCCCTTGTCTGTTGTATCCTGGATGCTGCTGAGAGCCTACATCGGGGGCGGCTGGGAGGCTGTCCGCTCCCTTCTCTCCGGGGGAGGCGGGCTCGCGGCCATAGCCCTCCTCCTGCTAGTCCCGTTTGCCCCGCTGATCGCTGCGTGGCTCGCCTCGCTCGCCGGCGGGGGCAGCTACGGCTACCTGGTGGAGGACGGGTGTATCCGGTTCTTCATCCTGAGGGCCTACACTGTGCCCCTAGACGAGGCGGAGATAAGGCTCGTCCCGCTGAGGGAGGTCAGGCCGCTACCTCTAAAGCACGGGGTGCGGCTGAGCGGCTTCGCCGTCCGGGGCCTCCATATAGGCTACTCCCTCCTCGCTGGCAGCAGGCCGGGCCACGTATTCATCTACGAGCCCGGCGACAAGGCCCTCCTAGTGCTGCACCACGGAAGGAGATTCGTCATAGCCCATCCCGGCGTCGAGAACGTATACGAGGCACTGCTCAAGCTCCGGGCTGTGAGACCTAGGCTAGCTTTATAGTGGTATGTGGCCTAGCGTCCCCCTTTAGCCTGGTGCACTCTCGCGTGCTTTGTCGTGCTGCTGTAGAGCTTGGGATACTAGGATGCATGAAAAG
The window above is part of the Pyrodictium abyssi genome. Proteins encoded here:
- a CDS encoding DUF99 family protein, coding for MAGLDDGFFERGWSRALMVLAVHCWHGGELCPCRLLLDTVEVDGLDATEVAERLARRAQAEGLGLEALLTDTVVFAGFNILDPAGLQHRLGLPVVVVYWYPPRREAVERALRLHFPDWRKRLAILEDVWARLRRVECSRGSLLVAPYGADYSYAWRLVCRLQLFTRHPEPLFTAHRAASMLSRALGPL